From Rutidosis leptorrhynchoides isolate AG116_Rl617_1_P2 chromosome 3, CSIRO_AGI_Rlap_v1, whole genome shotgun sequence, a single genomic window includes:
- the LOC139896012 gene encoding GDSL esterase/lipase At5g33370-like, which yields MAVSLFFCAIFLVLGQFVFLTEAAPRAFFVFGDSLVDSGNNNFLATTARADAYPYGIDHPSHRATGRFSNGYNIPDLISQRIGSEPTMPYLNPQLNGRKLLIGANFASAGIGILNDTGFQFVNIIRATQQLENFKQYQRRVSALIGPKQTKKLVNDALVLVTLGGNDFVNNYYLVPLSARSRQYSLQDYVPFIISEYRKILLRLHGLGARRVLVTGTGPLGCVPAELAQHSRNGECATELQKAADLYNPQLDDMLTSLNEQLGQHVFVGVNTRKMHNDFMRDPAAFGFVTSKIACCGQGPYNGLGLCTAMSNLCSNRDVYAFWDAFHPSEKANRLIVDQIMIGATEYMNPMNLSTILASDTNNN from the exons ATGGCTGTCTCTTTGTTTTTTTGTGCCATATTCCTAGTATTGGGACAGTTTGTTTTTCTAACCGAAGCTGCACCTCGTGCGTTTTTCGTGTTTGGTGACTCATTAGTCGATAGTGGCAACAACAATTTTTTGGCTACTACTGCTCGAGCCGATGCATATCCTTATGGTATTGATCACCCGAGTCATAGAGCCACTGGACGGTTTTCAAATGGCTACAACATTCCTGATCTTATCA GTCAGCGTATTGGGTCTGAACCCACAATGCCATACTTGAACCCACAGCTCAACGGGCGAAAACTTCTCATTGGTGCCAACTTTGCATCTGCTGGAATTGGAATTTTAAATGACACTGGATTCCAATTT GTGAACATAATTCGGGCAACACAGCAACTTGAGAACTTTAAACAATACCAACGACGAGTTAGTGCGCTTATAGGACCCAAACAAACAAAGAAACTTGTAAACGATGCACTTGTTCTCGTTACACTTGGTGGGAATGATTTTGTTAACAATTATTACCTCGTCCCGTTATCTGCACGCTCACGTCAATATAGTCTGCAAGACTATGTTCCATTCATCATCTCCGAATACAGGAAGATTTTATTG AGATTACATGGTTTAGGAGCCCGAAGAGTGCTAGTGACGGGAACGGGCCCATTAGGATGCGTACCAGCCGAACTGGCCCAACATAGTCGAAACGGTGAATGTGCAACCGAGCTTCAAAAGGCTGCAGATTTGTACAACCCACAATTAGACGATATGCTGACTAGTCTCAACGAACAATTAGGACAACATGTGTTTGTTGGTGTAAACACACGAAAAATGCACAATGACTTCATGAGAGATCCTGCAGCTTTTG GATTTGTTACTTCAAAGATAGCATGTTGTGGACAAGGTCCATACAATGGATTAGGACTTTGTACAGCAATGTCGAATTTATGCTCAAACCGAGATGTTTACGCGTTTTGGGACGCATTTCATCCATCAGAGAAGGCAAACAGACTTATTGTAGATCAGATTATGATTGGAGCAACTGAGTACATGAACCCAATGAATCTAAGTACCATTTTGGCttcagatactaataataattag
- the LOC139896013 gene encoding GDSL esterase/lipase At5g33370-like, with the protein MAVSTIYGHSFTLVLSVLVLATVFTSVDARAFFVFGDSLVDNGNNNYLVTSARADSPPYGIDYPTHRPTGRFSNGLNMPDLISQRMGAEPTLPYLSPRLTGQRLLVGANFASAGIGILNDTGAQFLNIIRMPLQLEYFRQYQQRVSRLIGESQTKKLIKNALVLVTVGGNDFVNNYYLIPYSARSRQYSLQNYVPFIISEYKKILMKLYSLGARRVLITGTGPLGCVPAELAQHSRNGECATELQRAAELYNPQLNQMLNDLNSKIGSHVFISVNSNKMHSNFITDPQAFGFVTSKIACCGQGPYNGLGLCTPMSNLCANRDLYAFWDAFHPSERANQIIVEQMMTGSTDYMHPMNLSTILALDSLN; encoded by the exons ATGGCTGTCTCTACAATTTATGGTCACTCTTTTACCTTAGTATTATCTGTATTGGTGCTAGCAACAGTTTTTACTAGTGTTGATGCTCGTGCATTTTTTGTGTTTGGAGACTCGTTAGTCGACAATGGAAACAATAATTATTTGGTTACTTCTGCGCGGGCTGACTCACCTCCTTATGGGATTGATTACCCCACACATAGACCAACGGGTCGTTTCTCAAATGGGCTCAACATGCCCGACCTTATAA GTCAGCGCATGGGGGCCGAGCCCACATTGCCGTATTTGAGCCCGCGACTAACGGGCCAAAGGCTACTTGTTGGTGCTAATTTTGCTTCTGCTGGGATTGGAATACTTAATGACACCGGAGCCCAATTT CTGAATATAATTCGGATGCCGTTGCAACTTGAATACTTTAGGCAGTACCAACAACGAGTAAGCAGACTTATCGGTGAGAGTCAGACCAAAAAACTAATAAAAAACGCACTCGTTCTCGTGACAGTTGGTGGCAACGATTTTGTCAACAACTACTACTTGATTCCATACTCAGCGCGGTCTAGACAATATTCCCTCCAAAATTATGTACCTTTTATCATATCGGAATACAAAAAGATCTTAATG AAACTGTACAGTTTGGGAGCTCGAAGGGTTCTTATCACAGGAACGGGCCCACTGGGGTGTGTGCCAGCTGAACTAGCCCAGCACAGCCGAAATGGTGAATGTGCAACTGAGCTTCAAAGGGCTGCAGAGTTGTATAATCCACAACTGAACCAAATGCTGAATGATCTCAATAGCAAAATTGGGAGTCATGTATTTATCAGTGTAAACTCAAATAAAATGCACTCGAATTTCATTACTGATCCGCAAGCTTTTG GATTTGTGACATCAAAGATAGCATGTTGTGGGCAAGGACCATACAATGGGCTCGGTTTGTGCACTCCGATGTCAAACTTGTGTGCTAATAGAGATTTGTACGCATTTTGGGACGCATTTCATCCTTCAGAAAGAGCAAACCAGATTATCGTCGAGCAAATGATGACTGGCTCAACTGATTATATGCATCCCATGAATCTATCCACCATTTTGGCTTTAGATTCTCTAAATTAA